One Oncorhynchus keta strain PuntledgeMale-10-30-2019 unplaced genomic scaffold, Oket_V2 Un_contig_496_pilon_pilon, whole genome shotgun sequence DNA segment encodes these proteins:
- the LOC118381926 gene encoding U4/U6 small nuclear ribonucleoprotein Prp3-like gives MSLPKREVEELRPWVERTVKKVLGFSEPTVVTAALHCVGKGLDKRKTTDQLRPFLDESAGGFVERLFEALEESRNSRGNKGAGERNRKRDLKDVFGDEVEVGARRDVPETGDGVPVKRKRVPRFEEVEEPEVLPAPPTESPGMLTKIQIKQMMEAATRQIEERKKQLSFVPVSSQQRLPLPTPQPDPPFASHLLPAPSAPSSGSAQSIAPSQAATFMNDAIEKARKAAELQARIQSQLAMKPGILGAIGHTGGPHNLVALANLHAMGIAPPKVAEARESNKPAPLILDDMGRTVDASGNEVELTHRMPTLKANIRAVKREQFRQQLKEKPGEDLESTIYFDGRVNIAPAQRAKKGFKFHEQGRFEKIAQRIRTKAQLEKLQTEIAQAAKKTGIQASTKLALFAPKKMLGDGQVPIIEWWDSYILPSNIDLSTETNFVAMELFGVTNLVEHPAQISPPVDTDKPGVTLGVYLTKKEQKKLRRQTRREGQKELQEKVRLGLMPPPEPKVRISNLMRVLGTEAVQDPTKVEAHVRAQMAKRQKAHEEANAARKLTTEQRKEKKVKKLKEDLSLGVHISVYRIRNLHNPAKKFKVEANANQLYLTGTVVLHRDVNMVVVEGGPKAQKKFKRLMLSRIKWEEHNSKRDDPDADDETKKNNRCSLVWEGTAKERNYGEMKFKQCPTENMAREHFKKHGTEHYWDLALSQSVLESTDD, from the exons ATGTCTCTTCCTAAACGGGAGGTGGAGGAGCTACGGCCCTGGGTGGAACGGACCGTGAAGAAGGTGCTGGGGTTCTCTGAGCCTACGGTCGTTACTGCGGCCCTGCACTGTGTAGGCAAGGGCCTGGacaagaggaagaccacag ACCAGCTGCGTCCATTCCTGGATGAGTCTGCCGGTGGGTTCGTGGAGAGACTATTTGAGGCCCTGGAGGAGAGCCGTAATTCCCGTGGGAACAAGGGTGCTGGGGAGAGGAACCGCAAGAGAGACCTGAAG GATGTGTTTGGTGATGAGGTGGAGGTGGGTGCGAGGCGGGACGTCCCCGAGACAGGAGATGGTGTGCCGGTGAAGAGGAAACGTGTCCCCCGCTTCGAGGAGGTGGAGGAACCAGAGGTCCTACCTGCACCCCCTACTGAGAGCCCTGGCATGCTCACTAAGATACAG atCAAACAGATGATGGAGGCTGCCACCagacagatagaggagaggaagaaacagCTGAGCTTCGTCCCAGTGTCTTCCCAGCAG AGGCTGCCCCTGCCCACTCCCCAGCCAGACCCCCCCTTCGCCTCTCATCTTCTCCCcgctccctctgccccctcctcggGCTCGGCCCAGTCTATCGCTCCCTCCCAGGCAGCTACTTTCATGAACGATGCCATCGAGAAGGCTAGGAAGGCTGCAGAACTGCAGGCCCGCATCCAGTCGCAGTTAGCCATGAAGCCTGGTATACTGGGAGCCATTGGGCACACTGGAGGACCTCATAACCTGGTGGCGCTGGCTAACCTACACGCCATGGGGATAGCACCACC gAAGGTGGCGGAGGCCCGTGAGTCAAACAAGCCGGCCCCTCTGATTCTGGATGATATGGGACGGACTGTGGATGCCAGCGGCAACGAGGTGGAGCTAACACACCGCATGCCCACCCTCAAAG CTAATATCCGTGCGGTGAAGAGGGAGCAGTTCCGTCAGCAGTTGAAGGAGAAGCCTGGCGAGGACCTGGAGTCCACTATCTACTTTGACGGGCGGGTTAACATAGCACCCGCCCAGCGAGCCAAGAAGGGCTTCAAGTTCCATGAGCAGGGACGCTTTGAGAAGATCGCCCAGAGGATCAGAACTAAG GCCCAGTTGGAGAAGCTGCAGACAGAGATCGCCCAGGCAGCCAAGAAGACTGGGATCCAGGCCTCCACCAAGCTGGCCCTCTTTGCCCCCAAGAAGATGCTTGGGGACGGGCAGGTGCCCATCATTGAGTGGTGGGACTCGTACATCCTCCCCTCCAACATTGACCT aTCCACAGAGACCAATTTTGTGGCGATGGAGTTGTTTGGAGTCACAAACCTGGTGGAGCACCCTGCTCAGATCAGCCCCCCAG tggacaCAGACAAGCCAGGAGTGACTCTGGGAGTGTACCTGACTAAGAAGGAACAGAAGAAGCTGAGGAGACAGACTCGcagggagggacagaaagagctTCAGGAGAAGGTCCGGCTGGGGCTCATGCCCCCCCCAGAACCTAAAG TGCGCATCTCTAACCTGATGAGAGTGCTGGGTACGGAGGCAGTACAGGATCCCACTAAGGTAGAGGCCCACGTCAGAGCACAGATGGCCAAGAGACAGAA GGCCCACGAGGAGGCCAATGCAGCCCGGAAGCTCACAACCGAGCAGAGAAAAGAGAAGAAGGTGAAGAAGCTGAAAGAGGACCTGAGTCTTGGAGTTCACATCTCAGTCTATAG GATCCGTAACCTCCACAACCCGGCTAAGAAGTTTAAGGTGGAAGCTAACGCCAACCAACTGTACCTGACGGGCACCGTGGTGCTACACCGAGACGTCaacatggtggtggtggagggag GTCCCAAAGCCCAGAAGAAGTTCAAGAGGCTCATGTTGAGCAGAATCAAATGGGAAGAACACAACTCCAAGAGAGATG